A genomic segment from Actinoplanes sichuanensis encodes:
- a CDS encoding MMPL family transporter, giving the protein MLIVALVAVIGSGVWGLGVFGQLTEGGYNDPRSESARAAETAVTATGGQGGDVIAIYTPDQGGSIDDAALTKRIKERLGALPESAVEAQSSYWDKKSPAYASKDKSSAVAVITLTGEDDAAKMDAYADIEDALTIPGAHVELAGGIPLAHASSQRSTDDLAFAEMVSLPIVLILLLLIFGSLVAASLPVLVGGAAVLGSLGVLHAIALTHEVNSFAVNVASLLGLGMAIDYGLFMVGRFREEQAVHSTSEAVRRTVATAGRTVVFSATLLMTALAGLLLFPQGFLKSLAYGGLAAVFLAMLLSLTLLPALLAVLGPRVDLIPIRLPGRVTGGTGGWERLAGWVLRRPVLVAVPIFAALLVLALPIAGARFGENDERQLPAGDPSRVAIETLKADYPQFASDGVQVVVHAADGKKPDVKAFSAEAAKVAGIEKITTTGGDKATVILTADLKSTDAFSDEARDAVDGLRALTPPAGSELLVGGVTARNVDSLEAIGAKLPLMIGLLAGATLVLMFLAFGSILLPIKAVVMSALSLTATFGSLVWIFQEGHGASWLDVTPTPLEAGIVVLMAAVVFGLSTDYEVFLLSRMVEARLRGSTTREAVTIGLSRTGRVISAAALLLIVVTGAFALSSVTTMRFIGVGMIIALVLDATVVRVLLVPAVLAVLGDASWWAPGPLRRLQEKAGLAEYAGEEEATGRHAWRPVDPSMEETRVLDGTLIARALPAAPAQAALPSGSETSNTVVLDYEKVLDYLSEKNLSSGTPSDNPIQNEVSTSAAEPDDLASQDAPVTVTASSGAVSAPSLSSAGDTSSSAGDTSDSPSDPLSGDSPSDLLSGDSSDSATDSSTDSTTDSTVGEPEEDSAGPDDLWAEVEATLAAGAEVLKPDTEPSLIEAYAESQSPDDFDPSATQVLHLPADDTAATQVIRLPDSDPAPEEPVIFSETVYNGLFTEETVRAATPEPEPEPELPAPDDAESSPESVSHDTAAASEDAASEDAAVEIADSDSGDSTSIGADSLIGVAGVPSTDVDSRDVPSHVVASHVVPPGAAPADEPPFAYDPKIDAYSADIAQPDVSFTDIPQTHASSADIAQTHAPFADIAQTDAPFADTSGVGSGPLPVGPLAAGPDASAAADVESAQVKPAEPAIPDTGRTRSEKSTAAEDEEVAYFLAPFVDDEEPPATPSEALVDPTPSVASAEFAPHPYEPAAELHKPVSPAVASTTYRYEPEAPSTESPYEPVAASTESPYETVAASAESTNLADATAPAQAEPIADPFSWRADPRLANLTAPEPDAFPWLDRYAALPGTPEPTPTRPEAALPHPLADRPGSSRPQTLDDWLSTPRTRPEQPHPYRSEAAISAAAADRPQSLDDWTNSRNSSARPETLGDIPAAAAVDRARPASLADLPVRQTTPDRPAPEPETTDSREPEAVAIIEAPAPTPIEPQAIEPDPIEPDPIEPDPIEPEATAPEPIEPEATAPEPVEPEPIVAEATEPDQAEIAFEPAAEVPVTVPDLEPALPDLQDAADHASAEPEATTSDTPDETVGSDEDDEPTTSADVDLTEDKEQLSTPLEAEPTEIDAWRDPAVLARSAVDSSLSDETGSTELDVAGIEDSEIPSEPVASTEPANTEIIPTEPAPVPEAPTADEPAPDNSLPDVIEDAVDETFEQPAEPSVPARRPQTLDEWLNSPTPRPQTPAGPDVAADTGAWPTPEQQPTEADYLRGRRPETLDDRIRGTVRPATLADHMPEQGRSSRRPANGGPSWTGGSGEHPYDRQIRRPASLADHPGPARPGPEPTAEEPGPDAAR; this is encoded by the coding sequence GTGCTCATCGTCGCGCTCGTCGCGGTGATCGGCTCCGGCGTCTGGGGCCTCGGCGTGTTCGGTCAGCTCACCGAGGGTGGCTACAACGACCCACGGAGCGAGTCGGCCCGGGCCGCCGAGACGGCGGTCACCGCGACCGGCGGGCAGGGTGGCGACGTCATCGCCATCTACACGCCCGATCAGGGCGGCAGCATCGACGACGCCGCGCTCACCAAGCGGATCAAGGAACGGCTCGGCGCGCTGCCCGAGTCGGCGGTCGAGGCACAGAGCTCCTACTGGGACAAGAAGTCACCGGCGTACGCGTCGAAGGACAAGTCCAGCGCCGTCGCCGTGATCACCCTGACCGGCGAGGACGACGCCGCCAAGATGGACGCCTACGCCGACATCGAGGACGCCCTCACCATCCCCGGCGCACACGTCGAACTGGCCGGCGGCATCCCGCTCGCGCACGCGTCGTCGCAGCGGTCCACCGACGACCTGGCCTTCGCCGAGATGGTGTCGCTGCCGATCGTGCTGATCCTGCTGCTGCTCATCTTCGGCTCGCTGGTCGCCGCGTCCCTGCCGGTGCTGGTCGGCGGCGCCGCGGTGCTCGGCTCGCTCGGCGTGCTGCACGCGATCGCGCTCACCCACGAGGTCAACTCGTTCGCGGTCAACGTGGCCAGCCTGCTCGGACTCGGCATGGCCATCGACTACGGACTGTTCATGGTCGGCCGGTTCCGGGAGGAGCAGGCCGTCCACTCCACGTCCGAGGCGGTCCGGCGTACCGTCGCCACCGCCGGGCGTACCGTCGTCTTCTCGGCCACCCTGCTGATGACCGCGCTCGCCGGGCTTCTGCTGTTCCCGCAGGGGTTCCTCAAGTCGCTCGCGTATGGCGGGCTCGCCGCGGTCTTCCTGGCCATGCTGCTGTCGCTGACCCTGCTGCCGGCGCTGCTCGCGGTGCTCGGGCCGCGCGTCGACCTGATCCCGATCCGGCTACCCGGCCGGGTCACCGGCGGCACCGGTGGCTGGGAACGGCTCGCCGGATGGGTGCTGCGGCGGCCGGTGCTGGTGGCCGTACCCATCTTCGCCGCCCTTCTGGTCCTGGCCCTGCCGATCGCCGGCGCCCGCTTCGGGGAGAACGACGAGCGGCAGCTGCCCGCCGGGGATCCGTCACGTGTCGCGATCGAGACGCTGAAGGCCGACTATCCGCAGTTCGCCTCGGACGGCGTGCAGGTCGTCGTGCACGCCGCGGACGGGAAGAAGCCGGACGTCAAGGCGTTCAGCGCGGAGGCCGCGAAGGTCGCCGGGATCGAGAAGATCACCACCACCGGCGGCGACAAGGCCACGGTGATCCTCACCGCCGACCTGAAGAGCACCGACGCTTTCAGTGACGAGGCCCGCGACGCGGTCGACGGTCTTCGTGCCCTCACCCCGCCCGCCGGTTCCGAACTGCTGGTCGGCGGGGTCACCGCCCGTAACGTCGACAGCCTCGAGGCGATCGGCGCCAAGCTGCCGCTGATGATCGGGCTGCTCGCCGGGGCGACGCTGGTGCTGATGTTCCTGGCCTTCGGGTCGATCCTGCTGCCGATCAAGGCCGTGGTGATGAGCGCGCTCAGCCTCACCGCCACGTTCGGTTCGCTGGTGTGGATCTTCCAGGAGGGGCACGGGGCGTCGTGGCTCGACGTCACGCCCACCCCTCTCGAAGCGGGCATCGTGGTGCTGATGGCCGCCGTCGTGTTCGGGCTGTCGACCGACTACGAGGTGTTCCTGCTGTCCCGGATGGTCGAGGCACGGCTGCGCGGATCGACCACCCGGGAGGCGGTCACCATCGGGCTGTCCCGGACCGGACGGGTCATCAGTGCGGCGGCGCTGCTGCTCATCGTCGTCACCGGAGCGTTCGCGCTGTCCTCGGTGACCACCATGCGGTTCATCGGCGTCGGCATGATCATCGCGCTGGTCCTCGATGCCACCGTGGTGCGTGTGCTGCTCGTGCCGGCCGTCCTCGCCGTGCTCGGGGACGCCTCGTGGTGGGCGCCGGGTCCGTTGCGGCGGCTCCAGGAGAAGGCCGGACTCGCTGAATACGCCGGCGAGGAGGAGGCCACCGGGCGGCACGCCTGGCGACCCGTCGACCCCTCGATGGAGGAGACCCGGGTCCTGGACGGGACGCTGATCGCCCGGGCGTTGCCGGCGGCGCCGGCGCAGGCCGCGCTGCCCTCCGGCAGCGAAACCTCCAATACGGTGGTCCTGGATTACGAGAAGGTCCTGGATTACCTCTCCGAGAAAAACCTCTCCTCCGGTACGCCGTCCGACAACCCGATCCAGAATGAGGTTTCGACGTCCGCTGCCGAGCCGGACGACCTCGCGTCTCAGGACGCGCCGGTCACGGTGACCGCTTCGTCCGGGGCCGTTTCGGCGCCGTCGCTCTCCTCCGCGGGTGACACTTCCTCCTCTGCGGGTGACACTTCGGATTCGCCGTCCGACCCTCTTTCCGGCGATTCGCCCTCCGACCTTCTTTCCGGTGATTCATCGGATTCCGCCACCGACTCCAGCACCGACTCCACCACCGACTCCACCGTCGGCGAGCCCGAGGAGGACTCGGCCGGGCCCGACGACCTGTGGGCCGAGGTCGAGGCGACGCTGGCGGCCGGCGCCGAGGTCCTCAAACCGGACACCGAGCCGTCCCTGATCGAGGCCTACGCCGAATCCCAGTCACCTGACGACTTCGACCCGTCCGCTACCCAGGTTCTGCACCTTCCGGCCGACGACACCGCAGCCACCCAGGTCATCCGCCTGCCCGACAGCGACCCCGCCCCCGAAGAACCGGTGATCTTCTCGGAGACCGTCTACAACGGGCTTTTCACCGAGGAGACGGTCCGCGCGGCGACTCCCGAACCGGAGCCCGAACCGGAACTCCCCGCACCCGACGACGCCGAATCCTCCCCTGAGTCGGTTTCCCACGACACGGCCGCCGCTTCGGAGGACGCCGCTTCGGAGGACGCCGCCGTCGAGATCGCCGACTCGGACTCCGGCGACTCGACCTCGATCGGCGCCGACAGCCTCATCGGCGTGGCCGGCGTTCCGTCCACCGACGTCGACTCCCGCGATGTCCCATCCCACGTCGTCGCGTCCCACGTCGTCCCACCCGGCGCCGCGCCCGCCGACGAGCCGCCTTTCGCCTACGACCCAAAGATCGACGCCTATTCCGCCGATATCGCGCAGCCTGACGTCTCCTTCACCGATATCCCGCAGACCCACGCCTCCTCCGCCGATATCGCGCAGACCCACGCGCCGTTCGCCGATATCGCGCAGACCGACGCGCCCTTCGCCGACACCTCGGGGGTCGGCTCCGGGCCGCTGCCGGTCGGACCGCTCGCGGCCGGGCCTGATGCCTCCGCAGCAGCCGACGTCGAATCCGCCCAGGTCAAGCCAGCCGAACCGGCGATCCCGGACACCGGCCGGACCCGCTCGGAGAAGTCCACGGCCGCCGAGGACGAAGAGGTCGCCTACTTCCTGGCCCCCTTCGTCGACGACGAGGAACCCCCGGCGACCCCTTCGGAAGCCCTCGTCGACCCGACGCCCTCCGTGGCATCCGCCGAATTCGCCCCGCACCCCTACGAACCGGCCGCCGAGCTCCACAAACCGGTTTCACCCGCCGTCGCATCCACGACTTACCGCTACGAGCCCGAGGCACCTTCCACCGAATCCCCCTACGAGCCCGTGGCCGCGTCCACCGAATCCCCCTACGAGACCGTGGCCGCGTCCGCCGAGTCCACGAATCTCGCTGACGCCACCGCACCGGCGCAGGCCGAGCCGATCGCCGACCCGTTCTCCTGGCGTGCCGACCCACGGTTGGCGAACCTCACCGCCCCGGAACCGGACGCGTTCCCCTGGTTGGATCGCTACGCCGCACTCCCCGGCACTCCGGAACCCACCCCGACCCGGCCCGAGGCAGCGCTCCCCCACCCGCTGGCGGACCGCCCCGGATCCTCCCGCCCGCAGACCCTCGACGACTGGCTGTCCACTCCCCGCACCCGCCCGGAGCAGCCCCACCCCTACCGTTCCGAGGCCGCCATCAGCGCGGCCGCAGCGGACCGTCCGCAGTCCCTCGACGACTGGACGAACAGCCGAAACAGCTCCGCCCGTCCGGAAACCCTCGGCGACATTCCGGCCGCTGCGGCCGTCGACCGCGCCCGCCCGGCCAGCCTGGCCGACCTGCCCGTCCGCCAGACCACCCCGGACAGACCCGCCCCCGAGCCGGAAACGACCGACTCGCGGGAACCAGAAGCCGTCGCGATCATCGAGGCACCCGCTCCCACGCCGATCGAGCCCCAGGCGATCGAGCCCGACCCGATCGAACCCGACCCGATCGAACCCGACCCGATCGAACCCGAGGCGACCGCGCCCGAGCCGATCGAACCCGAGGCGACCGCGCCCGAGCCGGTCGAGCCCGAGCCGATCGTGGCCGAAGCGACCGAGCCCGACCAGGCCGAAATCGCCTTCGAACCCGCCGCCGAGGTACCGGTCACGGTCCCGGACCTGGAGCCCGCCCTTCCGGACCTCCAGGACGCCGCTGACCATGCGTCAGCCGAACCGGAAGCCACCACGTCGGACACACCCGACGAAACAGTCGGATCCGACGAGGACGACGAGCCGACCACCTCGGCCGACGTCGACCTGACCGAGGACAAGGAGCAGCTCAGCACTCCGCTGGAAGCCGAGCCCACGGAGATCGACGCCTGGCGTGACCCGGCCGTCCTCGCACGTTCGGCAGTCGATTCCAGCCTCTCCGACGAAACCGGCAGCACCGAACTCGACGTCGCCGGCATCGAAGATTCCGAGATCCCGTCCGAACCGGTAGCTTCCACAGAACCGGCGAACACCGAGATCATCCCGACCGAGCCGGCACCGGTTCCGGAGGCGCCCACCGCCGACGAACCGGCCCCCGACAACTCACTCCCGGACGTGATCGAGGATGCGGTGGACGAGACTTTCGAGCAGCCGGCGGAACCATCGGTTCCGGCCCGCCGCCCGCAGACGCTGGACGAGTGGCTGAACTCCCCCACTCCCCGCCCGCAGACGCCGGCCGGCCCCGACGTGGCCGCCGACACCGGCGCGTGGCCCACCCCCGAACAGCAGCCCACCGAGGCCGACTACCTCCGGGGCCGCCGTCCGGAGACCCTGGACGACCGGATCCGGGGCACCGTGCGCCCGGCGACACTCGCCGACCACATGCCTGAGCAGGGCCGTTCGAGTAGGCGTCCGGCGAACGGCGGCCCGTCCTGGACGGGTGGGTCGGGCGAGCACCCGTACGATCGACAGATCCGCCGCCCGGCCTCGCTGGCCGACCACCCGGGCCCGGCCCGGCCGGGCCCGGAACCGACCGCGGAGGAGCCCGGACCGGACGCGGCACGCTGA
- a CDS encoding FKBP-type peptidyl-prolyl cis-trans isomerase: protein MSDMITSTSNRRGQAIAGVISGIVVFVILVVVFVLVRQDPKDPAPTPAAAPAAVSADEKITDEPVVTTGSGTLSDLVIKERIPGTGPVVKAGQTISVNYKLIGYTSGEEMDSSWKGGKSSPISFQIGTGQLIQGWDKGIPGQKVGSRIQLDVPAALAYGPEKGDLRFVVDILSAQ from the coding sequence ATGAGCGACATGATCACGTCCACCAGCAATCGCCGCGGACAGGCCATCGCCGGGGTGATCAGCGGCATCGTCGTCTTCGTCATCCTGGTGGTGGTCTTCGTCCTGGTCCGGCAGGACCCGAAGGACCCGGCGCCCACCCCGGCCGCCGCGCCGGCCGCCGTGTCCGCCGACGAGAAGATCACCGATGAGCCGGTCGTCACCACCGGCAGCGGCACCCTCAGCGACCTGGTGATCAAGGAGCGGATCCCGGGTACCGGCCCGGTGGTGAAGGCGGGGCAGACGATCAGCGTCAACTACAAGTTGATCGGCTACACCTCCGGTGAGGAGATGGACTCCTCATGGAAGGGCGGCAAGTCGTCGCCGATCAGCTTCCAGATCGGCACCGGCCAGCTGATCCAGGGCTGGGACAAGGGCATCCCGGGGCAGAAGGTGGGCAGCCGCATCCAGCTCGACGTGCCGGCCGCCCTCGCCTACGGTCCGGAGAAGGGCGACCTGCGGTTCGTCGTCGACATCCTGTCGGCGCAGTAG
- the yaaA gene encoding peroxide stress protein YaaA produces MLILLPPSEGKTPAPDGSPVDPSSLWLPALAAARTRVLKKLVALCARTSERSIADSLAVLGLSDGQRGEIARNAELLTAPAAAAAQVYTGVLYEALGATELRGAEKDWLDRTAVVFSGLWGVVRLGDAIPAYRCSVGVTLPGIGGLTPYWKKGLKKVLDEATAEAPVLDLRSGAYAAMWAPGPNAAALRVLHERVVGGVAKRSVVSHFNKATKGRLVRALAVEQAAPGSVDELVTALRDLKFTIEEQPGPAGGPRRLDVIVTEL; encoded by the coding sequence GTGCTCATCCTGCTTCCGCCGTCCGAAGGCAAGACCCCCGCTCCGGACGGCTCCCCCGTCGACCCGTCGTCGCTGTGGCTGCCGGCGCTGGCCGCCGCCCGCACCCGGGTGCTGAAGAAGCTCGTCGCCCTCTGCGCGCGCACGAGTGAGCGATCGATCGCGGACAGCCTCGCGGTGCTGGGGCTCAGCGACGGGCAACGTGGTGAGATCGCCCGCAACGCCGAACTGCTCACCGCACCCGCCGCCGCGGCGGCGCAGGTCTACACCGGCGTGCTCTACGAGGCGCTCGGCGCGACCGAACTGCGGGGCGCCGAGAAGGACTGGCTGGACCGGACCGCCGTGGTGTTCTCCGGGCTCTGGGGTGTGGTGCGGCTCGGCGACGCGATCCCGGCCTACCGGTGTTCGGTCGGTGTCACCCTGCCCGGAATCGGTGGGCTCACCCCGTACTGGAAGAAGGGTCTGAAAAAGGTCCTGGACGAGGCGACCGCCGAGGCGCCGGTGCTGGATCTGCGGTCGGGCGCCTACGCCGCGATGTGGGCGCCCGGGCCGAACGCGGCGGCCCTGCGGGTGTTGCACGAGCGAGTCGTCGGCGGAGTGGCCAAACGGTCGGTGGTCAGCCACTTCAACAAGGCCACCAAGGGCCGCCTGGTCCGCGCGTTGGCGGTCGAGCAGGCCGCGCCGGGTTCGGTGGACGAGCTGGTCACCGCCCTGCGCGACCTGAAGTTCACGATCGAGGAGCAGCCGGGCCCGGCGGGCGGGCCACGGCGGCTCGACGTGATCGTGACCGAGCTGTAG
- a CDS encoding copper resistance CopC/CopD family protein yields MNLSRRRYELPHVTRVLAFLFVLLTAVLVLPASPASAHAATVGSTPAPGSVIGTAPSEVTVTFSEPVTPVEGRVQVIAPDGERISGKVQGGGTVLRIPVRKAGKPLGTYLISFRVISADSHPVGGAITFSVGAPSARPEEPAATTGPHASVAVAVPLLKSIGYAGVTLIVGPALFLAFLWPPRRSRAGALRTIRIGLALTAAATLGALGTQAQQGSGAPIWTLTGAEFTEVLASQYGLLLLGRLLVLGALAVLLPPLLRRPRRTVTVSQTVPTPVLVGAGAPAPEPTPAAKPKPQVKPRKAQSWAVLGLGAAGLATWPMTGHAIAVPLPAVTITAGVVHMAAMAAWLGGLVTLSVFLLRGTHERMLAVVLPVWSRWAMLAVIWLVMAGAVQAIIQLGSVPALWRTDYGRLLLVKIGILAVVLAAAAGARRMVNRARNGSGLRRTVGVEVVASVLILALSSVLVQVDPGRSAAANEKSISGQGVSETLTSDLYTVQFNVYPVELGEYNTVHAFLYRPDGAPLQAEEWQLSARLTDPALESVKQPIAGILPGNQALGSLEFPLAGTYELVFTIRVSEIDRASVKTTVTVGR; encoded by the coding sequence TTGAACCTTTCCCGACGCCGATACGAACTACCCCATGTGACCCGGGTGCTCGCCTTCCTGTTCGTGCTGCTGACCGCCGTCCTCGTGCTGCCCGCGTCGCCCGCCTCGGCGCACGCCGCGACGGTCGGCTCGACCCCCGCGCCGGGAAGTGTGATCGGCACCGCACCATCCGAGGTCACCGTGACCTTCAGCGAGCCGGTCACGCCGGTCGAGGGACGGGTGCAGGTGATCGCCCCGGACGGCGAGCGGATCTCCGGGAAGGTCCAGGGCGGCGGTACCGTGCTGCGGATCCCGGTCCGCAAGGCGGGCAAGCCGTTGGGCACCTACCTGATCAGCTTCCGGGTCATCTCGGCCGACAGCCACCCGGTCGGCGGCGCGATCACCTTCTCGGTCGGCGCGCCGTCGGCCCGCCCGGAGGAACCCGCCGCGACCACCGGGCCGCATGCGTCGGTCGCGGTCGCCGTCCCGCTTCTCAAGAGCATCGGGTACGCCGGGGTCACGCTCATCGTCGGACCGGCGCTGTTCCTGGCGTTCCTGTGGCCGCCACGGCGCTCCCGGGCGGGTGCGCTGCGGACGATCCGGATCGGTCTGGCCCTCACCGCGGCGGCCACTCTCGGCGCGCTCGGCACCCAGGCACAGCAGGGTTCCGGGGCGCCCATCTGGACACTGACCGGCGCGGAGTTCACCGAGGTGCTGGCCAGTCAGTACGGGCTGCTGCTGCTCGGTCGACTGCTGGTGCTGGGTGCGCTGGCCGTACTGCTGCCGCCGCTGCTACGCCGGCCACGACGGACCGTGACCGTTTCGCAGACCGTGCCCACCCCCGTCCTGGTCGGCGCCGGAGCCCCGGCGCCGGAGCCGACGCCCGCGGCGAAGCCGAAACCACAGGTGAAGCCGCGGAAGGCGCAGTCCTGGGCGGTTCTCGGGCTCGGTGCGGCGGGCCTGGCGACGTGGCCGATGACCGGGCACGCCATCGCCGTTCCGCTACCGGCGGTGACGATCACGGCCGGAGTCGTGCACATGGCGGCGATGGCCGCGTGGCTCGGCGGCCTGGTGACGCTGAGTGTGTTCCTGCTACGCGGCACGCACGAGCGGATGCTCGCCGTGGTGCTCCCGGTGTGGTCGCGATGGGCCATGCTCGCGGTGATCTGGCTGGTCATGGCCGGTGCGGTGCAGGCGATCATCCAGCTCGGATCGGTGCCGGCCCTGTGGCGGACCGACTACGGAAGGCTACTACTGGTCAAGATCGGCATCCTGGCCGTGGTGCTGGCCGCGGCGGCCGGCGCGCGCCGGATGGTGAACCGGGCCCGCAACGGCAGCGGCCTGCGGCGCACGGTCGGCGTCGAGGTGGTCGCCAGCGTGCTGATCCTCGCGCTGAGCTCGGTGCTGGTGCAGGTCGACCCGGGCCGCAGCGCCGCCGCCAACGAGAAGTCGATCAGTGGCCAGGGTGTCTCCGAGACACTGACCAGCGATCTGTACACCGTGCAGTTCAACGTCTACCCGGTCGAGTTGGGCGAGTACAACACGGTGCACGCGTTCCTCTACCGGCCGGACGGCGCACCGCTGCAGGCCGAGGAGTGGCAGTTGTCGGCGCGGCTGACCGACCCGGCGCTGGAGTCGGTGAAACAGCCGATCGCCGGGATCCTGCCCGGCAACCAGGCCCTCGGCTCGCTCGAGTTCCCGCTGGCCGGCACGTACGAGCTGGTCTTCACGATCCGGGTCAGCGAGATCGACCGGGCGAGCGTGAAGACGACCGTGACCGTCGGGCGGTAG
- the pgm gene encoding phosphoglucomutase (alpha-D-glucose-1,6-bisphosphate-dependent), which translates to MSVHPRAGRPAEPAELIDVPQVISRYYTEHPDPAQAGQRVAFGTSGHRGSSLRTAFNEDHIAATSQAIVEYRRDQGTTGPLFLGRDTHALSEPALITALEVFAANDVRVLVDCRDRYTPTPALSHAILRWNRGDGARADGVVVTPSHNPPDDGGFKYNPPNGGPADTDATKWIQDRANALIAAGLKEVRRAARPQSPEKYDYLGNYVDDLPNVIDVEAIRNAGVRIGADPLGGASVDYWGEIASRHGLDLTVVNPLVDPRFGFMTLDWDGKIRMDCSSPYAMASLIEQKDRFQIATGNDADADRHGIVTPDGGLMNPNHYLAVAIAYLYASRDGWPSGAGIGKTLVSSSMIDRVAADLGRRLDEVPVGFKWFVPGLLDGSIGFGGEESAGASFLRRDGGPWSTDKDGIILDLLASEILAVTGKSPSEHYWELTARFGAPAYARIDAPATPAEKAVLGKLSPSQVTASSLAGEAITAVLTSAPGNGAAIGGLKVVTESGWFAARPSGTEDVYKIYAESFQGPEHLARIQEEARAVVSAALAG; encoded by the coding sequence ATGTCCGTCCACCCCCGTGCAGGCCGTCCGGCCGAGCCCGCCGAGCTGATCGATGTTCCCCAGGTCATCTCGCGTTACTACACCGAACACCCGGACCCGGCACAGGCGGGGCAGCGGGTCGCCTTCGGCACCTCCGGGCACCGCGGCTCCAGCCTGCGGACCGCCTTCAACGAGGACCACATCGCCGCGACCAGCCAGGCGATCGTGGAGTACCGGCGCGACCAGGGCACCACCGGGCCGCTCTTCCTGGGCCGGGACACGCATGCGCTCAGCGAGCCGGCGCTGATCACCGCGCTCGAGGTGTTCGCCGCCAACGACGTGCGGGTGCTGGTCGACTGCCGTGACCGGTACACCCCGACGCCCGCCCTGTCGCACGCGATCCTGCGCTGGAACCGGGGAGACGGGGCCCGGGCGGACGGCGTCGTCGTCACCCCGTCGCACAACCCGCCCGATGACGGCGGTTTCAAGTACAACCCGCCGAACGGCGGACCGGCCGACACCGACGCCACGAAATGGATCCAGGACCGGGCCAACGCGTTGATCGCCGCCGGTCTCAAGGAGGTCCGGCGGGCGGCTCGGCCACAGAGCCCGGAGAAGTACGACTACCTGGGCAACTACGTCGACGACCTGCCCAACGTGATCGACGTCGAGGCGATCCGCAACGCCGGTGTCCGGATCGGCGCCGACCCGCTCGGCGGCGCCAGCGTCGACTACTGGGGTGAGATCGCGTCCCGCCACGGCCTGGACCTGACCGTGGTCAACCCGCTGGTCGACCCGCGGTTCGGGTTCATGACCCTGGACTGGGACGGCAAGATCCGGATGGACTGCTCCTCGCCGTACGCGATGGCGTCGTTGATCGAGCAGAAGGACCGGTTCCAGATCGCCACCGGCAACGACGCGGACGCCGACCGGCACGGCATCGTCACCCCCGACGGCGGCCTGATGAATCCGAACCACTACCTCGCGGTCGCCATCGCGTATCTCTACGCCTCCCGCGACGGCTGGCCGTCCGGCGCCGGCATCGGCAAGACCCTGGTCTCCTCCTCGATGATCGACCGGGTCGCCGCCGACCTGGGTCGCCGCCTCGACGAGGTGCCGGTCGGCTTCAAATGGTTCGTGCCGGGCCTGCTCGACGGCTCGATCGGGTTCGGTGGGGAGGAGAGTGCCGGCGCGTCGTTCCTGCGCCGCGACGGCGGCCCGTGGAGCACCGACAAGGACGGCATCATCCTCGACCTGCTGGCCTCGGAGATCCTCGCGGTCACCGGGAAGTCGCCGAGCGAGCACTACTGGGAGTTGACCGCCCGGTTCGGCGCGCCCGCCTACGCCCGGATCGACGCGCCGGCCACCCCGGCCGAGAAAGCCGTGCTCGGCAAGCTGTCGCCGTCCCAGGTGACCGCGTCCTCGCTGGCCGGTGAGGCGATCACCGCGGTGCTGACCAGCGCCCCCGGAAACGGCGCGGCGATCGGCGGCCTCAAGGTGGTCACCGAGTCCGGCTGGTTCGCGGCCCGCCCGTCCGGCACCGAGGACGTGTACAAGATCTACGCCGAGTCCTTCCAGGGGCCCGAGCACCTGGCCCGTATCCAGGAGGAGGCACGGGCAGTGGTCTCGGCCGCACTGGCCGGCTGA